From the Scylla paramamosain isolate STU-SP2022 unplaced genomic scaffold, ASM3559412v1 Contig14, whole genome shotgun sequence genome, one window contains:
- the LOC135097210 gene encoding uncharacterized protein LOC135097210, producing MKHSVSLPTGTSRLAPSFLPSPGVYTPALLRLLARRTVSQALHHGRRSESLRPSREAHLPDGERRQGRLDLRVEARRAERPPPRRQASPSLTTLTTSLKARQPTMAG from the exons atgaagcacagtgtgtctctccccacaggcacctcccgcctcgcgccttccttcctcccgtctcccggagtgtacacacctgcactcttgag GCTGCTGGCGAGAAGAACTGTGTCCCAAGCCCTCCACCATGGCCGCCGCTCCGAAAGTTTGCGTCCGTCGCGCGAAGCTCATCTTCCTGATGGAGAACGCAGGCAAGGACGTCTTGACCTTCGTGTTGAAGCGCGGCGCGCTGAACGCcccccgccacgccgccagGCCAGTCCCTCATTGACTACCTTGACAACCTCCCTCAAGGCTCGACAGCCAACTATGGCAGGATga